The Maridesulfovibrio frigidus DSM 17176 genome has a segment encoding these proteins:
- a CDS encoding DNA repair protein RecN — protein sequence MLELLRIRDLALIEDAEIEFAPGMNTLTGETGAGKSFILRAIDFLTGQRMAPDMVRPGKEQALVEAIFVHPDGHESIVRRVLSAETGRSRVYVNDKLSSQGIIRDLGATMILHTSQHAQQKLMQPAYQCAVLDTFLKDKSLPRVKDSILTSLRELLAKKEDLKNKSATLLEKKDFLEFQRAAIDKVAPYPGEEDELLKKKNALRKQDDAGKCIENAMDIMRGKADLVGGLADLSAEMERVCELFPDYEKDRESVVEFKHFLDELAGRLRAQPMDFEVEDSIDDIESRLFDLSKLKRKLGRTLDQIVDMQKEIEDNLNFLDSCAIEIAQLERKEKELVEKLTTALEALYEARKVADKKLTSRIESELKQLGFSDHVRVEFEFQPHELYPGLNEMRGRLMWIPNPGQSAQPLDKIASGGELSRFLLAIAGLQGEADKPSLIFDEIDSGIGGATLNRVGEKMQELADRQQLIVITHWPQLAKLADRHFLIHKGVVNKETFTTCRQLDAPEVEAELSRMEGKE from the coding sequence ATGCTGGAACTGCTTAGAATACGTGACCTTGCTCTAATCGAAGACGCTGAAATAGAATTCGCACCGGGAATGAACACTCTGACGGGTGAAACCGGTGCGGGTAAATCTTTCATTTTGCGCGCCATAGATTTCTTAACGGGTCAGCGCATGGCTCCCGACATGGTCCGTCCCGGGAAAGAGCAGGCTCTTGTTGAAGCTATATTTGTCCATCCAGACGGGCATGAATCTATCGTACGCAGGGTTCTTTCCGCTGAAACGGGCCGCAGCAGAGTTTATGTAAACGACAAGCTCAGCTCACAGGGAATCATCCGAGATTTAGGCGCAACCATGATCCTGCATACCAGTCAGCACGCTCAGCAAAAACTAATGCAACCCGCCTATCAATGTGCTGTGCTCGATACTTTTCTTAAAGATAAATCCCTGCCGCGAGTAAAAGACTCCATTTTGACTTCATTGCGGGAACTTTTAGCTAAAAAAGAAGATCTCAAGAACAAATCCGCTACGTTACTTGAAAAAAAAGATTTCCTCGAATTTCAACGTGCGGCAATAGATAAAGTAGCTCCTTACCCCGGTGAGGAAGACGAGCTTCTCAAAAAGAAAAACGCGCTCCGCAAGCAGGATGATGCAGGAAAATGCATCGAGAATGCTATGGATATTATGCGCGGAAAAGCCGATTTAGTAGGAGGTCTTGCGGACCTGTCTGCTGAAATGGAACGAGTCTGTGAGCTTTTCCCAGATTATGAAAAAGACAGGGAATCCGTAGTCGAGTTCAAACATTTCCTTGATGAACTGGCCGGAAGGTTGCGCGCTCAGCCAATGGACTTCGAGGTCGAAGATTCTATTGACGATATCGAAAGTAGGCTTTTTGATCTTTCGAAACTTAAGCGCAAACTGGGCCGTACGCTTGATCAAATCGTCGATATGCAGAAAGAAATCGAGGACAATCTGAACTTTCTTGATTCCTGCGCAATTGAAATAGCTCAGCTTGAACGTAAAGAAAAAGAGCTTGTAGAAAAGCTCACCACTGCTCTTGAAGCTCTTTATGAAGCGAGAAAGGTCGCGGATAAGAAGCTTACTTCGCGCATTGAATCCGAGCTAAAACAACTTGGATTCTCAGACCATGTACGAGTAGAATTTGAATTTCAACCACATGAGCTTTATCCGGGCCTAAATGAGATGCGCGGCAGGCTAATGTGGATTCCAAACCCTGGCCAGTCCGCACAGCCGCTCGATAAAATTGCGTCCGGCGGAGAGCTTTCCCGCTTCCTGCTGGCCATTGCAGGCCTTCAAGGTGAAGCAGACAAACCTAGTCTCATATTCGATGAAATTGATTCTGGCATTGGCGGAGCCACACTGAACCGAGTTGGCGAAAAGATGCAGGAACTGGCAGATCGTCAACAATTGATTGTCATCACTCATTGGCCTCAGCTTGCGAAACTCGCGGACAGGCACTTTCTGATTCATAAAGGTGTGGTTAACAAAGAAACTTTCACCACTTGCCGTCAGCTTGATGCGCCAGAAGTTGAAGCTGAACTTTCACGAATGGAAGGCAAGGAATAA
- a CDS encoding ABC transporter permease: MRNKKPLTPPTRFQRYGLLIMGLTLVGTISIAAIFAPLLTPYDPFALNVDNLLQAPNSTHLFGTDALGRDVFSRILYGGRVSLWVGFVAVGISTAIGLVLGLTAGYFGGLVDEIIMRGVDVMLCFPSFFLILAVIAFLEPGLMNIMIVIGFTSWMGVARLVRAETLSLRKRDFVQASKLAGAGPIRIMATHILPNAITPVLVSATLGVAGAILVESSLSFLGLGVQPPDPSWGNLLMDGKEVLEIAPWLSIFPGMAILLTVLGYNLLGEALRDILDPRLKQ, from the coding sequence ATGCGTAATAAAAAACCACTGACACCCCCTACTCGTTTTCAAAGGTACGGATTGCTGATTATGGGCCTTACTCTTGTAGGAACGATTTCTATAGCGGCAATTTTTGCGCCACTTCTAACTCCTTACGATCCATTTGCTTTGAATGTGGATAATCTTTTACAGGCTCCGAACTCGACTCATCTGTTCGGCACAGATGCTTTAGGGCGTGATGTTTTTTCACGTATTCTCTATGGCGGACGAGTTTCGCTATGGGTCGGATTTGTGGCAGTTGGAATTTCAACAGCAATAGGCCTTGTGTTAGGTCTGACCGCAGGGTACTTCGGAGGTCTCGTTGATGAAATCATCATGCGCGGCGTTGACGTGATGCTCTGCTTCCCTTCATTTTTCCTAATTCTGGCAGTTATTGCGTTCCTTGAACCGGGTCTTATGAACATTATGATCGTGATCGGATTCACTTCATGGATGGGCGTAGCTAGGCTAGTTCGCGCGGAGACGTTATCACTTCGAAAGCGTGATTTTGTGCAAGCTTCGAAGCTTGCCGGAGCGGGACCGATCCGCATCATGGCTACACATATTCTGCCCAATGCGATTACACCTGTGCTTGTTTCGGCAACACTTGGCGTAGCGGGCGCAATACTTGTAGAATCATCGCTCAGCTTTCTAGGGCTCGGAGTTCAACCGCCTGATCCGTCTTGGGGCAATCTGCTTATGGACGGAAAAGAGGTGCTCGAAATTGCTCCATGGCTATCAATTTTCCCAGGAATGGCAATACTGCTTACAGTTCTCGGCTACAATCTACTTGGTGAAGCTTTGCGTGACATTCTTGATCCCCGACTCAAACAGTAA